TgctgtttggatttttttaaaaaataatttttatttaaaaaaataaaattaaaattttctcatgtatttttttagtaattttgatattttttataacaaaatcatctaaaattaaataaaaaaatacatcaacttgatttttttctcaagtaaaaaaaaacttttaatcatGTTATCAGAcacatattaaataaatataaaacaaaaagtatttttaattatatacacTTACGATTTTCCTTGAATCATCAAATCAAGAAATAACTCCAAATAACTTCcaaaaatcacatcaaatttCTCCGATaggtagagagagaaagaagggaaagtaaataagaaaaaaaggagggaaaaaaagagagctttTAGGTTAATTACATCAACACCCCAAACTTCTACAAATTATACTTAACCCCTAAATCATTGGGGTCAGGAGACCTTACTGATGCCTAATGGCGTGCTGTTTCAGGCAAGAACTAAAATGGCTCCTAAGCATGACTTTTCCCTAAAATTCCAAGTCCAAAGCAaacccctctccctctctttctctctatcaAAAACCCTCTAGGATTTTGAGCCTTTGTGACCTCCAAAACCGTTCTAAAGGTACACACActttcgtttcttttcttttctctctctgcaTGTCTTGCAATTTATAGAAATGTTGCTTCTTATCTatcaaaactctatttttttttttggttttttagtttcatACTTTGCTTTAAGAAATGGGTTTGTTTTTAGTGTGGAAACAATGCCCATTTTGAGAATTAGAGACCCTTTTGTGTGTATATTGTACTGTGTTGTCGTTAGTTTCAATTCAAgagaatttatattttcttgtgttattagtattattatttccTTTATTAGTCCTGGTGATGATAATTTCTGTGACAGTGGAATTTTTAGAGTATATTTGTCAAGaaagaattcaataaattcagtTTTGGTATTTAATTTCATAGCTAAGaggtttttaatgaatttataaatatagatggacttttttttttcctgttttgatAATGTTAGATAGGATTTTTAGTTTGAAATGAATGTAAAAACTGCTTGTGTTTTTTGCATGTTGTCATGGGCAGATGATGATTTTAGTTCAAGAACTGTGATCGTTTTGCCAGTTGTGATTTCTGTTGGAGTGAGCTAACGGTTGtctttgtatctttcttttttgtaatgtCTCTATGTTGTTGTCCTTATTTCTTCCTGTTTTCTGAAGTTCAAGGAGTAGAGATGATGAAGAATTAGGTAGTCCTTGTGATGAGTGATGACAGCATGGAAATCGGGCTTCAAAAGTCAGATAAGTTGGACTTGAACTTAGATCAGGACTGTCATAGTATGAATTCTGCACTGGTCAATTCATGCCAGTTCAGTAACTCATCGAAAGATGGTGTTAATAGAGGTGGGGTACTAAAATTTGGCACAGAGTTTGAATCGGATGAACATGCGTATAGATTTTACAACAAGTATGCCAAAACAGTAGGCTTCAGTGTTCGAAAAGATTGGGTGAATAGGAGTAAGGTGCATGGTCTAGTGGTATCTAGAAAGTTTACTTGCTCTAAGGAAGGTTACCGGCGGAAAGACAAGAGAGATCTTAATGTGAAGAAACATCGGAAAGAAACAAGAACTGGTTGCTTGGCTCACATGATTGTCACTCGCCAGCCTGATGGCGAATACAGAGTGACCCATTTTGAGGCAGAGCATAATCATGATAATATAGACCCAAATAATGCTGAATCACAACTATTATGGAGGGAAATACATGTTGATCAAGCTGCTGAAGGTGACTTGCCTAGTAATTCAGGTACAGAATCAAGTTCATCCTTTGAACTGGTGAACAGACAATTTGAAGTTTGGAAATCTCTTGATCAACTGGCCATGGATTTTGACAATTCCCTGCGGTCTGAAAGGATTAGAGATATGAAGGAGGGGGAGGCAGGACGTTTGCTGCGTTATTTCCAGAGGCAGCACATTGAAAATCCATCATTCATTCATAGCATTCAGGTTGATATTGATGACAAAGTAAGTAACATATTCTGGGCTGATGATAAAATGGTAGTGGACTATGATCATTTTGGTGATGTGGTTTGTTTGGACACAAGTTACCGAATGAATAAAGATCTTCAGCCATTTGTACAGTTCATAGGAGTGAACCACCACAATCAAGCAATAATTTTTGCTGCTGCACTTTTATTTGATGACACTGTTGAATCACTTAAGTGGTTGTTTAATACATTTCTAGAGGCAATGTCTGGAAAGAAGCCAAAAGTCATTCTTACAGATCAAGATGCAGCAATAGTTGAAGCTATCAATTCAATTTTACCTGAAACAAGCCATCGTATCTGTGTTTGGCAGATGTACCAAAATGCTCTTAAGCATCTTAGCCTTGTAGTGAAGGATATGGAATCCTTTTCTAATGACTTTCGAAGTTGTATTTATGACTACAATAATGAGGAGGCTTTTGTTCATGCTTGGGAGGGTCTGCTGGACAAATATGGTCTTCAACAAAATGACCGGCTAAGATGGATgtttagagaaagagagaaatggTCCATAGCATATGGCAGGAACACATTTTTTCTTGACATGAAAGGCTCGCATGTGGCTGAAGATTTATCTAATAACTTGAGGAGTTACCTAAACTCTGACCAAGATGCTCTTCAGATTTACAAAATTTTTGAAAGGGTGGCAGACGAGCA
The genomic region above belongs to Populus alba chromosome 12, ASM523922v2, whole genome shotgun sequence and contains:
- the LOC118060539 gene encoding protein FAR1-RELATED SEQUENCE 5 isoform X1, which produces MSDDSMEIGLQKSDKLDLNLDQDCHSMNSALVNSCQFSNSSKDGVNRGGVLKFGTEFESDEHAYRFYNKYAKTVGFSVRKDWVNRSKVHGLVVSRKFTCSKEGYRRKDKRDLNVKKHRKETRTGCLAHMIVTRQPDGEYRVTHFEAEHNHDNIDPNNAESQLLWREIHVDQAAEGDLPSNSGTESSSSFELVNRQFEVWKSLDQLAMDFDNSLRSERIRDMKEGEAGRLLRYFQRQHIENPSFIHSIQVDIDDKVSNIFWADDKMVVDYDHFGDVVCLDTSYRMNKDLQPFVQFIGVNHHNQAIIFAAALLFDDTVESLKWLFNTFLEAMSGKKPKVILTDQDAAIVEAINSILPETSHRICVWQMYQNALKHLSLVVKDMESFSNDFRSCIYDYNNEEAFVHAWEGLLDKYGLQQNDRLRWMFREREKWSIAYGRNTFFLDMKGSHVAEDLSNNLRSYLNSDQDALQIYKIFERVADEQRLKETHANDEMTRSMPRLLGNVALLKHASGIYTPKAFELFQKEYEKCLNVVVTQCNEKGFLLEYKVSTFGQTQEYTVIFNSADDTVVCNCMKFENVGFLCGHALKVLDNWNIKVVPSRYILKRWTKDTRLGRVRDSGEFTAKENLKLAVASRYKDLCRNIIKISARAAESEDAFQFALRQLDELIEGVEKILMLKAEEGQGITSSSTVVNGFESENAEFFLDEEEIEDQSEDNRVDGTKEKESAAPDRHQLKNINDKSCKKKRFQLGQAPSPNTSSCISSPPQARVMTDGQSHNPLLQGLYNFEANQVVQCMYQQQNPVMDHEDNPNMYQQSVFYADQHVSPTQTPLLHEPLIRSAYHESLTNNALLRQWISISNILIHLQSYYMITDSELLTLLILDSSKHEECHIILLLCFVSMPV
- the LOC118060539 gene encoding protein FAR1-RELATED SEQUENCE 5 isoform X2 — encoded protein: MSDDSMEIGLQKSDKLDLNLDQDCHSMNSALVNSCQFSNSSKDGVNRGGVLKFGTEFESDEHAYRFYNKYAKTVGFSVRKDWVNRSKVHGLVVSRKFTCSKEGYRRKDKRDLNVKKHRKETRTGCLAHMIVTRQPDGEYRVTHFEAEHNHDNIDPNNAESQLLWREIHVDQAAEGDLPSNSGTESSSSFELVNRQFEVWKSLDQLAMDFDNSLRSERIRDMKEGEAGRLLRYFQRQHIENPSFIHSIQVDIDDKVSNIFWADDKMVVDYDHFGDVVCLDTSYRMNKDLQPFVQFIGVNHHNQAIIFAAALLFDDTVESLKWLFNTFLEAMSGKKPKVILTDQDAAIVEAINSILPETSHRICVWQMYQNALKHLSLVVKDMESFSNDFRSCIYDYNNEEAFVHAWEGLLDKYGLQQNDRLRWMFREREKWSIAYGRNTFFLDMKGSHVAEDLSNNLRSYLNSDQDALQIYKIFERVADEQRLKETHANDEMTRSMPRLLGNVALLKHASGIYTPKAFELFQKEYEKCLNVVVTQCNEKGFLLEYKVSTFGQTQEYTVIFNSADDTVVCNCMKFENVGFLCGHALKVLDNWNIKVVPSRYILKRWTKDTRLGRVRDSGEFTAKENLKLAVASRYKDLCRNIIKISARAAESEDAFQFALRQLDELIEGVEKILMLKAEEGQGITSSSTVVNGFESENAEFFLDEEEIEDQSEDNRVDGTKEKESAAPDRHQLKNINDKSCKKKRFQLGQAPSPNTSSCISSPPQARVMTDGQSHNPLLQGLYNFEANQVVQCMYQQQNPVMDHEDNPNMYQQSVFYADQHVSPTQTPLLHEPLIRSAYHESLTNNALLRQAMDLDLQHPHSSSILLYDHRFRTFDTSYLGLE